Proteins from one Mycobacterium sp. EPa45 genomic window:
- a CDS encoding molybdopterin-dependent oxidoreductase has product MLEVTHPDRQTVHTFCRYCLASCGVEVTVEAGRVVKISADKHNPHSWADFCAKGRTAAQLVEHPRRITRPMRRVGDDYVESTWDEAVADISARMSAVLDAGGPDAVATYTGNPSGFSSSNLLFMTGWLDAIGSQNRYYVGSVDQNNLHVVAQAMYGSQLFVPVSDVDNCDFFLLVGANPAVSAWNWVESVPGGWKRALARQRQGAKIVVVDPVRTESAEKADTHLAIRPGQDWALMLAMVKVILDEGLEHRQDCRDLAVGMADVRDLASAADLDDLAARCDIPRADIEALARGFAAAPGAMVITRTGVSLHLAGTIGEWLGHVLNVITGRMDRPGGRRFERGYVDALKLAAFAKPVDHRSRLQGRPMVAGHHGLDELPDEITTPGHGQIRAMVINAGNPVISGPDGARLDAALAQLDLLVAIDFLQRESHRHAHWLLPAAHWLERDDLLALTSGLHDEPYVQYGRRAVDPPDDAREEWRFFLDLTLAMKRPFLGMRGINGFVKTTRVLAKATRRPSLAFSPHWIDRMIVGLSRGISWRAVMEHPHGWVFGKREFGHLRKALRTADRKIHVAPPEFVERARELLSEPHPQSPTGRPFQLANSRRRHSMNSWLNDIPGLHPSGKNNHAVINPKDAAALAVADGDRVRVFSDVGAVELAAIVSDRPRPGVVIVDHGWGSRVFDPRGGAEPMSFGVNRNLLVEGSPVDPLSQTPALSSAYVGIERVGP; this is encoded by the coding sequence TTGCTTGAAGTAACCCACCCCGACCGGCAGACCGTCCACACGTTCTGCCGGTACTGCCTTGCCTCGTGCGGTGTTGAAGTCACCGTCGAGGCGGGGCGGGTGGTGAAAATTTCTGCGGACAAACACAATCCGCACAGCTGGGCCGATTTCTGCGCAAAAGGCCGCACCGCGGCTCAGCTCGTCGAGCATCCGCGCCGCATCACCCGTCCGATGCGGCGGGTGGGCGACGACTACGTCGAGTCGACGTGGGACGAGGCGGTCGCCGACATCTCCGCTCGGATGTCAGCGGTCCTCGACGCCGGCGGACCCGACGCCGTCGCCACGTACACCGGTAACCCGTCAGGCTTCTCGTCGTCGAACCTGCTGTTCATGACCGGCTGGCTGGATGCGATCGGCAGTCAGAACCGGTATTACGTCGGCTCGGTCGACCAGAACAATCTGCACGTGGTCGCGCAGGCGATGTACGGATCACAGTTGTTCGTTCCGGTCTCGGATGTCGACAACTGCGACTTCTTCCTGCTGGTGGGCGCGAATCCCGCTGTCAGCGCATGGAACTGGGTCGAAAGCGTGCCGGGCGGCTGGAAGCGGGCGCTGGCGCGGCAGCGTCAGGGCGCCAAGATCGTCGTCGTCGATCCGGTCCGCACGGAGAGCGCCGAGAAAGCCGACACCCACCTCGCGATCCGGCCCGGGCAGGACTGGGCGCTGATGCTCGCCATGGTGAAGGTGATCCTCGACGAGGGCCTCGAGCACCGCCAGGACTGCCGTGACCTCGCCGTCGGGATGGCCGATGTGCGCGATCTGGCTTCAGCGGCCGACCTCGATGACCTCGCCGCCCGCTGCGACATCCCCCGTGCCGACATCGAAGCTTTGGCGCGGGGTTTCGCAGCGGCGCCCGGCGCGATGGTGATCACCCGCACCGGGGTGTCGCTCCACCTGGCGGGAACCATCGGCGAGTGGCTCGGTCATGTGCTCAATGTCATCACCGGACGGATGGACCGGCCGGGCGGACGACGGTTCGAACGCGGGTACGTCGACGCGCTGAAGTTGGCGGCGTTCGCCAAACCGGTAGACCACCGCAGCCGGCTGCAGGGGCGACCGATGGTCGCCGGCCATCACGGACTCGACGAATTGCCGGACGAGATCACCACTCCCGGCCACGGGCAGATCCGGGCGATGGTGATCAACGCCGGAAATCCCGTCATCTCCGGACCCGACGGCGCACGGCTCGACGCCGCGCTGGCTCAGCTCGACCTGCTGGTGGCAATCGACTTCCTGCAGCGCGAAAGCCACCGTCACGCGCACTGGCTGTTGCCCGCGGCGCACTGGCTGGAACGCGACGACCTCCTGGCGCTGACGAGCGGTCTGCACGACGAGCCGTATGTCCAGTACGGGCGGCGGGCGGTCGATCCGCCCGATGACGCTCGCGAGGAGTGGCGGTTCTTCCTCGATCTCACGCTCGCAATGAAGCGGCCCTTCCTCGGGATGCGGGGCATCAACGGGTTCGTCAAGACAACCCGGGTCCTGGCCAAGGCAACCCGCAGGCCGTCGCTGGCATTCAGCCCGCATTGGATCGACCGGATGATCGTCGGTTTGAGTCGCGGAATCAGCTGGCGCGCCGTGATGGAACATCCGCACGGCTGGGTCTTCGGCAAGCGCGAATTCGGTCATCTGCGAAAGGCCCTGCGCACCGCTGACAGGAAGATTCACGTCGCGCCTCCCGAGTTCGTCGAGCGAGCCCGCGAACTGCTGAGCGAGCCGCATCCGCAGTCGCCGACCGGGCGACCCTTCCAACTCGCGAACAGCAGGCGACGACATTCGATGAACTCGTGGCTCAACGATATTCCGGGTCTGCACCCGTCCGGCAAGAACAACCACGCGGTGATCAACCCGAAAGACGCTGCCGCGCTGGCTGTCGCCGACGGCGACCGGGTCCGGGTGTTCTCCGATGTCGGTGCGGTCGAACTCGCGGCCATCGTCAGCGACCGGCCCCGGCCCGGCGTCGTGATCGTCGACCATGGCTGGGGCTCCCGGGTGTTCGACCCGCGCGGAGGCGCCGAGCCGATGTCATTCGGCGTCAACCGCAATCTGCTCGTCGAAGGGTCGCCGGTCGATCCGCTGTCGCAGACACCGGCGTTGAGTTCGGCGTACGTCGGTATCGAGCGGGTCGGGCCCTAG
- a CDS encoding alpha/beta fold hydrolase translates to MSYQHRTIVVDGLRTHFLEAGEGDPVVLLHGGEFGVSAEIGWEKLIPALSQHYRVLAPDMLGFGDSAKVVDFTDGRGMRIRHIARFCALLGIDSAHFVGNSMGAINLLVDLTSDAPVLPVRSAVTICGGGEIQKNRYTTALYEYDATHQAMRAIVEALFFDPAYPSDEAYVQRRYDSSTAPGAWESLAAARFRRPGLEAPSTPSSKRAYERIDVPVLVVEGAGDKLLPPGWAVEIAEQITGGRSAVVDNAGHCPQIEQPEALAELLLDFLGEQTQTRMI, encoded by the coding sequence GTGAGCTATCAGCACCGGACGATTGTCGTCGACGGTCTGCGGACGCATTTCCTCGAGGCGGGCGAGGGCGATCCCGTCGTCCTCCTGCACGGTGGTGAATTCGGGGTCAGTGCTGAAATCGGCTGGGAAAAGCTCATTCCCGCGCTGTCTCAGCACTACCGTGTGCTGGCCCCCGACATGCTGGGCTTCGGCGATTCGGCGAAAGTCGTCGACTTCACCGACGGTCGCGGCATGCGGATCCGGCATATCGCCCGGTTCTGTGCGCTGCTGGGCATCGACTCGGCACACTTCGTCGGCAACTCGATGGGCGCCATCAACCTGCTGGTGGACCTCACCTCGGATGCTCCGGTGCTGCCCGTGCGCAGCGCGGTCACGATCTGCGGCGGCGGCGAGATTCAGAAGAACCGGTACACCACCGCCCTTTACGAGTACGACGCCACGCATCAGGCTATGCGGGCGATCGTCGAGGCGCTCTTCTTCGACCCCGCCTACCCCTCCGATGAGGCCTATGTGCAACGGCGCTACGACTCCAGCACCGCACCCGGTGCCTGGGAGTCATTGGCAGCAGCGAGGTTTCGTCGCCCCGGGCTGGAGGCCCCGTCCACCCCGTCCAGCAAGCGGGCCTACGAGCGCATCGACGTGCCCGTCCTGGTGGTCGAGGGTGCCGGCGACAAGCTCCTGCCGCCGGGATGGGCGGTCGAGATCGCCGAGCAGATCACCGGAGGCCGTTCGGCGGTCGTCGACAATGCCGGCCATTGCCCGCAGATCGAGCAGCCCGAGGCGTTGGCTGAGTTGCTGCTGGACTTCCTCGGCGAGCAGACACAGACTCGCATGATCTGA